In the Lactobacillus paragasseri genome, GTTGCTCAAGGATTGGCTTCAAAGAGAACTACAACAGTTGGCTTAATTATGCCAGATTTGACAAATATGCACTTTGCTGAATTATCTAAAGGAATTGACGATATTGCTACGATGTATAAGTACAATATCTTACTTTCCAGTGTTGGTAATACTTTGTTGAATGAAGATCAAGTAATCCAAAACTTACTTAATAAGCAAGTTGATGGTGTAATTTACATGTCAAACTTAATGAGTGAAAAGGCTCAAGAAATCTTCAAGCGTACAAATACACCAGTTGTTTTAGCTGGTACTGCTGATGCTAACCAAGACTTTCCAAGTGTAACAATTGATTATAAGGCTGCTGAAAAGGAAGCTTTAGGTTTATTGTTGAAGAATGGTAAGAAGAACCTTGCTTTAGTTGTTGGTGACGGTAAAGCTTATGTTAACAAGGACAACCGTTTCGTTGCTTATAAGGATTTCATGGAAGAACATAATTTGAAGAATGTTCATATCTATGAAGATGCTAAAACTTATGAAGATGGCTATAAGTTATTTAAGCAAATTAAAGCTGACAAAGTAGATGGAATTATTGCAACACGTGATGTAGTAGCTGCTGGTATTGTTAATGCTGCTTTTGATGCAGGTGTAAAAATTCCAGGAGATTTAGAAATTATTTCTGCTGCATCAACTAATGTTGCTAAAATTGTTCGTCCGCAATTAACTACAGTTCAACAACCACTTTATGATATTGGTGCTGTTGCAATGAGAATGTTAACTAAGTTGATGAACGATGAAGAATTAGATGATGCTCATGTTATCTTGCCATATACTTTGAAGAAGTCTAGTTCTACTAAGTAGATAAGTTAATATTAAAAAAGTACTGTTACTCTGCGGTTGAAAAAACGTCGATGTTAACAGTACTTTTTTGTATTGTGAATTTAAATGGTTTCACTAGCTGTATTTTTTATTTCATTTAAATTAACTACTTTGTTAGCTAATTGTTCGATTTCGTTCCTTAAGTGATGAGTTACCATAATCACTGTTTTATCCTGTTTAGTCAGAATCAAACGTTCGAGCTGTGTACTTGAGGCTTTATCTAATGCAGACGTTGCTTCATCTAGTAAGTAGATTGGAGTATCACGTAATATTTCTCTAGCAAATGCAATACGTTGTTTTTGTCCGCCAGATAATTGCTTTCCTTGATCATCTAAAACTGTATCAATTCCATTAGGTAGTTTAGTAATTAAATCTTCTAGGCCACATTCTTTGATTACCTTATTAATTTTCTGAGTTGATATCTTTTTTCCTAAAGTTAAATTCCATTTTAGGGATGCTGAAAAAATATACGGATCTTGCTGTAAATAAGAAATTTTCTGATGTAGGTCATGATCTGAAATTTGATCGTAACTCATATTGCCAAGATTGATTTCTCCTTTATAGTCTCTTAGTAAACCACCAATTAGATTTAAAATCGTTGATTTACCAGCTGCAGAATCTCCTGTTAGTATATATTTATTTTGCAATATAAAATCTAAATTCAAATTATAGAAAATTGGTTCATCATTTTCAGCATAATGATAGGAAACATTCTTTAAGTTGAGTTTTCCTAGTTGCCAATTAGAAATTGAATGCGGCTCACTTTCATTGTTAGATACAGATTTAAATTTTTCCATTATTGGTTTTATAGACTTAAATTCCTGCCAATTAAAACTAATACCACTTAATTCAGCGAAAATTGTACTAGCAAAGAATTGTGCACCACTAATCGTACCAACTGGTGTAAGATGATGTAAGATTAGCCAACCAGTTTGTCCTAAAATAATGACTTGGCTAATAAATGCTAAGCCATTAGTTATTGCTTGAGTTATTCCAGCGGTTTTACTGTAGTTTAGTGTATGCTTTTTTACATCGTCTGAAGAACCATCGATTTTTTTTACGATAGTCTGAGGGAGATTAGCTAAAAAGAGTGTATTGAAGCCATTTAATATATCATTAATTGTATTAACTAATCGTTCGTTAGCATGAGTATATTCTAATGATCGTTTAGCTAAGATTTTAGAAAACATATTTGGCACGATTCCCATAATAACTGTTAAGACAACAACAGTTACTACCAAACTTATATTGAAATATGCTAGTGTAAGCATCCCAAAAACTATTTCACTAACTTGTCTGACAATCATTAAAAAGTCAGTAATTCCGAAATTATTAATAGTAGTAATATCATTAGTTAGCCAAGAACTGTATGTTGCTACAGTTTGTTTATGAAAAGTAGCATAATTTGCCTTGGATAAGTCTGTTGCAATACTATTTCTGATTAATTTGTCTACATTTTGAGATAAACGTGTCTGTTCTACGTTAACAAGACAATTAACAATAGCATAAATGATATAGGCTCCGCCCATTATTGCAACCCACATAAAGAATTCAGCGGCACGTAATTTAGCAACCGAACTCAATGCATTAGCGCTAGAAATACCTGCTAGTGTTAAAAATCCAGCATTAACAACTATGAGAAAGACTACTAATAGAAATTCCCATTTTAACTTTTTGAAATATTTTAGTAATTCCATTAATTCTCCTTTAAATATTAAAATTTGATTTAAATAATAATACTTTGATTAATTTTATTCAATATATTTTAATAATTAGTTTGAAAATTATAGTTTTAGTCAAACAAAAAACTGATAATCGTTAATTTTGATTATCAGTTTTTATTGATTTTAAAACTATATTTTTCTATGGAGCAGTTGGACCATTATTAGTGGCTGTACTGCCTTCAGTGGTCTCGCTGCTAGTATTTGTGTTAGCAGCTGAACCTTCATTAGAACTAATATTTGAATTTACATCATTTGCAGCATTGTTGCTCTCGGAATTACTACTTTCCGCGGAAGAAGATGATTCACCTGTGGAACTTGAACGATTTCGCCTAGTAGAAGTAGATGATGAAGAACCATTATTATTTCCTCCTTGACCAGTACTTCGAGCTTGTTGGTCATTTGCTCCGACATTTCGGTTAGTCGAAGATGAGGAATTATTATTTGATTCACGGTAAACCTCGTGGTTTTTGCCGTAATAATTTTTAGCATCTTCTGAAGTTGAACCATCAGCGACAGCAAATAGGCTGTTGATGTTTTTCTTCTTAGAAATTGTCTTGCCAGTATAGATTAAGACTTTGCCATAATCATTATTCTTGCCTTCTAAGTAATCATAGAAGAGGTTGTAGTCTTTAGTTGATCCACCGATACCAAATCTAGCAGTAGCAGCTGGAGCAGGGGACAAACTTAATGCAGTAGTCTTTTTACCAGAAAGCTCAATATTATCGCCATCATAGCTTACAGTTCCTGGTAATGTTCCAGTTCTTGCTAAGACTCTATTTTTATAAACCGAGCTTGGAGGACTTGGTGCATCATTTAATTTAAAAATTGATGGATCTTCTTCGTAAAGTGCATTAGCGATATTTGCCCAAAGGTTTAAGTTGGTCTCACTAGAATTAGAATCTAGGTTGTATGAGTGACCGTAGAAGTTGTCATAACCCATCCAACTAGAAATCGTGATTCCAGGAGTAGACCCATTAAACCAAATATCACGATAATCGTTACTGGTTCCAGTCTTACCAATTAAGTTCTTGTAATTAAACTTCAAAGTACCGGTTAAACTTGATGCAGTACCCTTAGTTACTACTTGGTGAAGCATCTTCTGCATAATGTAAGAAGTACCAGTAGAGAAGACCTTTTGTGGGTTTTGCTTATGCTTATAAATTACTCTACCTGATGGATCTCGAATTTCTTCAATGTAGTAAGGATCAGCACGCTTACCATTGTTATAGAAGTTAGAGAAGGCACTAGCATTATCGGCAACTGAAAAACCATAATCTGTACCACCGAGGGCCAAACCTAGGTTTTCAAATTCGCTTTTACTCAAGTTTAAGCCGAGTTTTTTCATATCCTGACGCAAGTTAATGTTCTTATCGTTGACTAACTTACTGTATAAGTTTACGGCAGGTAAGTTGTAAGATTTACTTAGAGCTTCTTGAGCTGAGATAAACCGGTTTTCTACAGTTGAATTATAGTCAGTTGGAATATAGTTGCCAAATCTAGTAGGGAAATCTGCCAGTGCTGTTTGGCTAGAAATCAGCTTATGTTCAATTGCTGGACCATAGACTAGGTATGGCTTAATAGATGAACCAGGTGAACGATAAGTATCAAAAGCGTGGTTAATTTGAGAGTTCTTAAAGTCAACTCCGCCACTGAATGCTAATACCTTGCCAGTTGCGTTATCAATTACGACACTACCATTTTCTACATGCTCAGTAGTATTAACCCACTTGTTAGTAGATGAGTCAAAATCACGAGATGTCTTATCTTGACCATATTTATTTTGCTTAACTATACGTTGCATGGTTTGATAAAGTGGCTGTCTAATCGTGGTCTTAATATGATAGCCCTTTTGATGAAGTAATTCAGTTGCACTAGTTAGGTATTGATTATAACGGTTAGTATCTTGTTTAACATCTGATACCTTTAAACCATCTTGCTCAATTAATTTTTCTGCTAAGAGACTGGTACTCTTATTCATTACTAGATTATATAAGTAGCCACTTTGCTTCTTTTGTTTGGATGCTTTTTCAGGAGCAAGAAAATCAGCGCGTAAATCATATTTTTTAGCTGCAAGATAGTCTTTTTTACTAATATCGCCATTTCGATACATCCGAAATAGAACAATATCTTTTCTGCGCATTGCTAAATCAAGGTCTTTTTTAATTTTTCCGTTTAAACGATATGGGGTATAAATAGATGGACTTTGAGGTAAACCAGCAATGAAAGCAGCTTGTGGCAAGTTAAGTTCAGAAATAGACTTACCAAATATACCTTGTGCCGCAGTTTTAATACCCACAATGTTTTCTCCACGGTTGTTTTTACCATAAGGAGCAGCATTTAAATATGAACGGAGAATATCTTCTTTTGAGAAATGCTTTTCGATCTTATGAGCATAAAACATTTCGGTAACTTTTCTTCTCCAAGTGGTCTGACTAGTTAAAAACTGCATCTTAACCAATTGCTGAGTTAAAGTTGATCCACCAGTTTGTACACCAACACCAGTTAGTTCAGAAAGGACAGCTCTAACTAGGGATTTAGGTAAAACTCCCTTATGAATATAGAAATTTTCATCTTCAGTAGCTGTTACAGCATTCTTAACTAAAGGGGTTAGTTCGCTTTCACTTGCCTTTTTGGTGACTGTATCTGAGCGAACCGTAGCAATTTTTTTATTGCCAGCATAGTAAAGTGTGGCTGAATTTTGTGCATGGTTTATTTGCTGATTTAATTCGCTAATTGTTGGAATGGGCTGCTGGCGAACAATGCCAAGGGCGTAGCCACCACCAAAACCAATTAGGAGAAATAAACCAAAAACTGCAATTAAGATCAAATAATGGAAAACACGACGTAAAGTTAAATAAACGATGCCGCTGTAAAATTTCCATTGGCTTTCGTCTGATTCGCTTTGAAGTGTTTTAACTTCTGGCCCCGCAGTTAGGAACTCTATGATTTTTTCTTTTAAATTTTTCACAGATCAGGATCCTTTGTTAATTACTTTCCCCCTATTATAGCAAAAAAAGGACTAGCATTGACGCTGTCCTTTTTTACGAATTTATTAATATTTTGATTTATTTAGTTAATTCATAGATTGCTTCAGCATAAATAGCAATTGAATTAATCAAATCTTCAACCTTCATGTATTCATTTGGTTGGTGCATAACAAGTGGGGCACCTTCTGGTTGAGCACCAAAGGCTACACCATGTTTAAATAAACGACCATATGTACCGCCACCAATGATAACTTCATGACCTTTCTTGCCAGTTTGCTTTTCATAAACTGACAGAAGAGTTTTAACGATTGGATCGTCTCCAGGAACATAATGAGGAGCTTCTGCTGAGCCATCAACTCTGGCATCTAAGATATTGCCAAATTTTTCGTTGATGTTTTTAACCATTTCTTCTGGTTCAATACCTTGTGGGTAGCGAACGTTGTTTAGTAGGTATGCATTTTGACCTTCAAAGTTAAACATACTTGGTGAACTGGTTAAGTCGCCCATTAAGTCGTCATGATGGAAAATACCTAACTTCTTACCGTTAAAGTCTTTATGTTCAACAGTTGCAAGGAAGTGTAAGAAATTCTTGGCTTGACCATCAAAATTAAGACTATCAAGGAAAAGAGCAAGATAAGTAGCAGCATTTCTACCAGTTTCAGGAGCTGAAGCATGAACACCGTGACCGGTTAGAGTTAATGAAAGACGACCGCTAAGCATTTCTGCTTTTCCTTCAAGTTTATGTTCTTTAAGGAATAAGTTGAATTTTTCTTTGATGCCATCAATATCGCCTTCAAGTTGAGCATGAGCGGTTTGAGGGATGACATTAGTTGCAATTCCTGATTGGAATGTCCAAAGTTTAACGTCGCCTTGGTTTGGATTATCTTTAAAGTCAAGTTTTAAGGTAACAATGCCTTGTTCACCATTGATAATTGGAAATTCTGCGTCAGGTGAGAAAGCAACATCTGGGGCAGGTTGATGCTTTAAGTAGTAGTCAATTCCAACCCAGTTAGTTTCTTCATTAGTTCCAACTACGAAGTCAATTTTCTTTTTAGGTTTAAAGCCGTGTTCTTTTAAAATTAGCATCCCATAGTAAGCTGCTAATGATGGGCCTTTATCATCGGCACTACCACGTCCATAAATTTTGCCATCTTTGATAGTCATCTTAAATGGATCGGTCTTCCAGCCTTCACCAGCAGGAACGACATCCATGTGACCGATAATACCGACACGCTTGTCGCCAGAACCCATGTTGATTCGACCAGCATAGTTATCAAAGTTTTCAGTATCAAAGCCGTCACGTTTAGCAAATGATAAAAACTTTTTCATAGCCTTAACTGGTCCGGGACCTACAGGATATTCTTTGCTAGTATTATTTAAATCTTCAGAAGAATCAATTGCAATCAATTCTTTTAAATCATTTAAAATAGCATCCTTCTTTTCTTGTGCTAATTTTTTATAATCTAGTTCTTCCATAACATACTCCTTTATTTTTATCTCTGATTAAATATTACAGCATTTACATCTGAATAAGTCGACCAAAAGCTTTTATTTGGGACTTTTTCAACTGGTAAATAGGGAAATAGGGCAACGTTTGTTTGACGATAAGCAGGATCAAGTTTTTGATAATTCTTATAGGCAAATGTATTTTTATTAAATAAGCCATAATATAAGACTTTAGAAGACTTAACCCAGCCATCATTAGTAAGAAGCCATAAATCTTTAACTCCGCCACTTACACCTAGTATTTTATAGTGTTTTCTTGGCATAAGTCGATTCTTTTTACCAGATTGCTTATCAGGTTTATTATAAGTGAAAATTGGATTTTGAGTAGGGTTAATAATGCTTAAATTCCAATATGGCAGAATCCATTCTGGCTGTAAGTCTAAACTAACCAGGTCGGCAGGAACAAATTCCTTATCGCCAATTTGATAAAAAGTTTGTCCTGAGGCGATAACAGCTGAAGAAACATGAACTGGGTCTAAAAAGTTAAGTTCTTTTGATGTTGTCACTTTTAGATATGGATTTTCACTAATTGCAGTAGGCATCCGACCAAAGTAAATTCCATCTTTATTGACGTCATATTTTTTAGTACCAGTTTTAGCTAATTTGTATTTATAGCCTCTTGCGGGGAAGTTAGTGACAACTCCATCAACATCATTGTTGATTAACCAGTTCCATAGCTTCGGCGTTTCATTCATTTCAGCCCAAACAAATACTTTTTGATGTAGTGCATGAAGCTGGCTAATTAGCTTGGGATTTTGAGTAATTAGATCAGACGAGATATTGATCCCGTTTACGTAACTTAATACTTCAAAATTAATTCTTTGCAAAGAACCAACAATAAAGATTCTTGGAACATCTGGTAGCAGTTGACTCATAGTTTTTAAGCTCGGTGCAGAAAAGCTGTGAATCATTACCCGATCTTGCATATGGTACTTTTTGATACTGGCAGCAAGTAATTCTTCCATATTTTTAGGACTATTATGTTTAGTTTTTTTGGTTTCAAGTAGGAATTTAGTGTTAGGTTTATCTTTGTAGTAATCAAATAATTGATCTAAAGAGATAATTGATTCACCATTAGCTTGTTTTAAGGTGTTTAAATAGGAGAAATTATTTTGTGATACAATAACCGATGATCCAACAACTCGGCTTAAATCACGGTCATGAGAAACAACTAAGACGTTATCTTTGGAAACATGCAGGTCAAGTTCAACATAGTCCGCGCCATCCGCAAAAGCTGAGTTATCACTTTGAATTGTTTCTTCTGGATATTTACTGGGATTACCGCGGTGACCAATGACTAGGAATCCCGATTCAAAAATAAAAATCAAACTAAAAAAAAGGGCTAGGAAATAATGCCTGCTTGTTTTCATGTGTACACCTCTATTCTTTTTAACAATAGCATGGATGTATACTTTTTTCTATAATTAATATAGTAGTTAATAATCATTTTAAGAAAGTAGATGCTGAAATATGGCTTATGAGCAACTAGATTTAATCGAAGAAGTTACTCGCAATGACGGATCTAAATATTATGAAATTTCAAATATTGATCAAAATGGTATCGCTGAATTAGCCGTAGACCGTGGATTAATAAAGAAAGTACGGATACTTCAGCTAAATTTGGCTAGAACAAAGGCACTTCAATTATACGAAGAATATATTAATAAAACATATCAACTAGAAACTTTAACTAATGAGGATGATTGGAAAGATCCGCAGTGGGTTGAGTGGGAAAAACCTAAAGGAAAAGTTTTAGATGCCTTTAATACAGTATTAAAAGCCAATCATATTGGTTAGAAGAGAGTAAAGTATGGAAAAATTACGTATTGTTCATACCAATGACTTACATTCTCACTTTGAACAATTTCCTAAAATAAAAAGATATTTACATCAAGCGCAAAATGATAAAAGCGTTGATCAAACTTTTACCT is a window encoding:
- a CDS encoding substrate-binding domain-containing protein — its product is MQKQEVTIYDVAREAKVSMATVSRVVNGNNNVRKETREKVLAVIDRLHYQPNAVAQGLASKRTTTVGLIMPDLTNMHFAELSKGIDDIATMYKYNILLSSVGNTLLNEDQVIQNLLNKQVDGVIYMSNLMSEKAQEIFKRTNTPVVLAGTADANQDFPSVTIDYKAAEKEALGLLLKNGKKNLALVVGDGKAYVNKDNRFVAYKDFMEEHNLKNVHIYEDAKTYEDGYKLFKQIKADKVDGIIATRDVVAAGIVNAAFDAGVKIPGDLEIISAASTNVAKIVRPQLTTVQQPLYDIGAVAMRMLTKLMNDEELDDAHVILPYTLKKSSSTK
- a CDS encoding ATP-binding cassette domain-containing protein, which translates into the protein MELLKYFKKLKWEFLLVVFLIVVNAGFLTLAGISSANALSSVAKLRAAEFFMWVAIMGGAYIIYAIVNCLVNVEQTRLSQNVDKLIRNSIATDLSKANYATFHKQTVATYSSWLTNDITTINNFGITDFLMIVRQVSEIVFGMLTLAYFNISLVVTVVVLTVIMGIVPNMFSKILAKRSLEYTHANERLVNTINDILNGFNTLFLANLPQTIVKKIDGSSDDVKKHTLNYSKTAGITQAITNGLAFISQVIILGQTGWLILHHLTPVGTISGAQFFASTIFAELSGISFNWQEFKSIKPIMEKFKSVSNNESEPHSISNWQLGKLNLKNVSYHYAENDEPIFYNLNLDFILQNKYILTGDSAAGKSTILNLIGGLLRDYKGEINLGNMSYDQISDHDLHQKISYLQQDPYIFSASLKWNLTLGKKISTQKINKVIKECGLEDLITKLPNGIDTVLDDQGKQLSGGQKQRIAFAREILRDTPIYLLDEATSALDKASSTQLERLILTKQDKTVIMVTHHLRNEIEQLANKVVNLNEIKNTASETI
- a CDS encoding transglycosylase domain-containing protein — translated: MKNLKEKIIEFLTAGPEVKTLQSESDESQWKFYSGIVYLTLRRVFHYLILIAVFGLFLLIGFGGGYALGIVRQQPIPTISELNQQINHAQNSATLYYAGNKKIATVRSDTVTKKASESELTPLVKNAVTATEDENFYIHKGVLPKSLVRAVLSELTGVGVQTGGSTLTQQLVKMQFLTSQTTWRRKVTEMFYAHKIEKHFSKEDILRSYLNAAPYGKNNRGENIVGIKTAAQGIFGKSISELNLPQAAFIAGLPQSPSIYTPYRLNGKIKKDLDLAMRRKDIVLFRMYRNGDISKKDYLAAKKYDLRADFLAPEKASKQKKQSGYLYNLVMNKSTSLLAEKLIEQDGLKVSDVKQDTNRYNQYLTSATELLHQKGYHIKTTIRQPLYQTMQRIVKQNKYGQDKTSRDFDSSTNKWVNTTEHVENGSVVIDNATGKVLAFSGGVDFKNSQINHAFDTYRSPGSSIKPYLVYGPAIEHKLISSQTALADFPTRFGNYIPTDYNSTVENRFISAQEALSKSYNLPAVNLYSKLVNDKNINLRQDMKKLGLNLSKSEFENLGLALGGTDYGFSVADNASAFSNFYNNGKRADPYYIEEIRDPSGRVIYKHKQNPQKVFSTGTSYIMQKMLHQVVTKGTASSLTGTLKFNYKNLIGKTGTSNDYRDIWFNGSTPGITISSWMGYDNFYGHSYNLDSNSSETNLNLWANIANALYEEDPSIFKLNDAPSPPSSVYKNRVLARTGTLPGTVSYDGDNIELSGKKTTALSLSPAPAATARFGIGGSTKDYNLFYDYLEGKNNDYGKVLIYTGKTISKKKNINSLFAVADGSTSEDAKNYYGKNHEVYRESNNNSSSSTNRNVGANDQQARSTGQGGNNNGSSSSTSTRRNRSSSTGESSSSAESSNSESNNAANDVNSNISSNEGSAANTNTSSETTEGSTATNNGPTAP
- the pepV gene encoding dipeptidase PepV, whose product is MEELDYKKLAQEKKDAILNDLKELIAIDSSEDLNNTSKEYPVGPGPVKAMKKFLSFAKRDGFDTENFDNYAGRINMGSGDKRVGIIGHMDVVPAGEGWKTDPFKMTIKDGKIYGRGSADDKGPSLAAYYGMLILKEHGFKPKKKIDFVVGTNEETNWVGIDYYLKHQPAPDVAFSPDAEFPIINGEQGIVTLKLDFKDNPNQGDVKLWTFQSGIATNVIPQTAHAQLEGDIDGIKEKFNLFLKEHKLEGKAEMLSGRLSLTLTGHGVHASAPETGRNAATYLALFLDSLNFDGQAKNFLHFLATVEHKDFNGKKLGIFHHDDLMGDLTSSPSMFNFEGQNAYLLNNVRYPQGIEPEEMVKNINEKFGNILDARVDGSAEAPHYVPGDDPIVKTLLSVYEKQTGKKGHEVIIGGGTYGRLFKHGVAFGAQPEGAPLVMHQPNEYMKVEDLINSIAIYAEAIYELTK
- a CDS encoding glycerophosphodiester phosphodiesterase, whose product is MKTSRHYFLALFFSLIFIFESGFLVIGHRGNPSKYPEETIQSDNSAFADGADYVELDLHVSKDNVLVVSHDRDLSRVVGSSVIVSQNNFSYLNTLKQANGESIISLDQLFDYYKDKPNTKFLLETKKTKHNSPKNMEELLAASIKKYHMQDRVMIHSFSAPSLKTMSQLLPDVPRIFIVGSLQRINFEVLSYVNGINISSDLITQNPKLISQLHALHQKVFVWAEMNETPKLWNWLINNDVDGVVTNFPARGYKYKLAKTGTKKYDVNKDGIYFGRMPTAISENPYLKVTTSKELNFLDPVHVSSAVIASGQTFYQIGDKEFVPADLVSLDLQPEWILPYWNLSIINPTQNPIFTYNKPDKQSGKKNRLMPRKHYKILGVSGGVKDLWLLTNDGWVKSSKVLYYGLFNKNTFAYKNYQKLDPAYRQTNVALFPYLPVEKVPNKSFWSTYSDVNAVIFNQR